A single genomic interval of Koleobacter methoxysyntrophicus harbors:
- a CDS encoding ArsR/SmtB family transcription factor yields MTCHNDDMCRELEIHKDAVEEAKPVLLPIETISRLADIFKVLGDPTRMRIIDALSHRELCVCDIAELLNMTPSAISHQLRILRNTRLVKYRKEGKSVFYSLDDDHIMQLFRQGLEHINHD; encoded by the coding sequence ATGACTTGTCATAATGATGATATGTGCAGGGAACTGGAAATCCATAAAGATGCGGTGGAAGAAGCGAAGCCTGTCCTCCTTCCCATTGAAACCATATCCCGTTTAGCAGATATATTTAAGGTTCTGGGGGATCCAACCAGAATGAGGATTATTGATGCTTTATCCCATAGGGAATTGTGTGTATGTGATATAGCCGAACTTTTAAATATGACACCATCAGCTATTTCCCATCAGCTCCGAATTCTAAGGAATACAAGGTTGGTTAAGTACAGGAAAGAGGGGAAATCGGTATTTTATTCCCTGGATGATGACCACATTATGCAGCTCTTCCGGCAGGGGCTGGAACATATAAATCATGATTGA
- a CDS encoding YerC/YecD family TrpR-related protein, which yields MDFNKKLRDDAVDNLFKGILLLENVEECYRFFEDICTVGELKALAQRFQVAKMLKEGSTYNDIVEKTGASTATISRVKRFLNYGADGYNIILDRLKKQEEHNN from the coding sequence ATGGATTTTAACAAAAAATTGAGGGATGATGCTGTAGATAATCTATTTAAAGGTATACTTCTTTTAGAAAATGTCGAAGAATGCTACCGTTTTTTTGAAGATATATGTACCGTAGGTGAGCTGAAAGCCCTGGCTCAGAGGTTCCAGGTGGCCAAAATGCTTAAGGAAGGGAGCACCTACAACGATATTGTCGAAAAAACGGGGGCAAGTACGGCTACCATCAGCAGGGTTAAGAGGTTTTTAAATTATGGTGCAGATGGGTATAATATTATACTGGACAGGCTCAAGAAACAGGAAGAACATAACAATTAA
- a CDS encoding M20 family metallopeptidase codes for MNKNSFKQYINRKRVEELLADLVHIYSPFFHEDEVMEYTYNWFRKKELPVEFHQFHEDKITGFRGTNIIGKLQGHDEGPTVLLNGHLDTVEICEGWTKEPLGAEIIGNKMYGLGTLDMKGGCTAIMLAVEAFAKTVDRFNGEVLYTLVCDEEGPFGLGTDALILDGIIDNADVAVVPEPSSSFAGIEFPCLCLGARGGWKYTVEFKGKSAHGANPEKGINAISEASKVLLELEKTELISHDKLGKGSICVIEFTGGGAPLSVPDKASFSVFRHVTIGENRTDLRKEVEEAIRRANIKGSATIKFRESPHPDNAGFQPYVVSESNPYTKAIKESILSAAGTEPNIGYFSSVGDFNYLGSRAKLPTYVFGPKGDNYHSADEYVDLDTVVKTAEVIYDFLKRVLT; via the coding sequence TTGAATAAAAACAGTTTTAAACAGTACATCAACCGCAAGCGGGTAGAGGAACTGCTGGCGGACCTGGTTCACATTTACAGTCCGTTTTTCCATGAGGATGAGGTAATGGAATATACCTATAACTGGTTTCGAAAAAAAGAACTGCCTGTTGAATTCCACCAGTTTCATGAAGATAAGATTACCGGTTTTCGCGGAACAAATATAATCGGAAAACTGCAGGGGCACGATGAAGGCCCTACGGTCCTGCTAAACGGCCATTTAGATACCGTCGAAATATGTGAAGGCTGGACTAAAGAACCCTTAGGAGCTGAAATAATCGGCAACAAAATGTACGGATTGGGCACCCTTGATATGAAGGGCGGGTGCACGGCCATTATGCTAGCAGTCGAAGCCTTCGCAAAAACGGTAGATAGATTCAACGGCGAAGTCCTTTATACCCTGGTTTGTGATGAAGAGGGGCCCTTTGGTTTGGGCACCGATGCCCTGATACTGGATGGAATTATAGATAATGCAGATGTGGCTGTTGTTCCTGAACCCAGCAGCAGTTTTGCAGGCATAGAGTTTCCGTGTCTATGTCTGGGAGCCCGGGGTGGCTGGAAATATACCGTTGAATTTAAGGGCAAATCAGCCCACGGAGCTAACCCGGAGAAAGGTATAAATGCAATAAGTGAGGCTTCTAAAGTCTTATTAGAACTTGAGAAAACCGAACTTATATCCCATGATAAACTGGGAAAGGGTTCTATCTGTGTAATTGAATTTACGGGAGGCGGCGCCCCCCTTTCCGTGCCTGATAAAGCCTCATTCTCAGTATTCAGGCATGTAACTATAGGTGAAAACAGGACCGATCTCAGAAAAGAAGTGGAAGAAGCCATAAGACGGGCCAATATCAAGGGCAGTGCCACAATAAAGTTTCGGGAATCCCCTCATCCCGATAATGCCGGATTCCAGCCATATGTGGTATCAGAAAGCAATCCCTATACTAAAGCTATCAAAGAGAGCATCTTATCCGCTGCCGGAACAGAACCCAATATAGGATACTTCTCAAGTGTCGGTGACTTTAACTATCTGGGGTCGAGGGCAAAACTTCCAACATATGTTTTCGGACCCAAGGGTGATAATTATCACAGTGCCGATGAATATGTGGACCTGGATACGGTAGTTAAGACGGCCGAAGTCATATATGATTTTCTAAAACGGGTTTTAACATAG
- a CDS encoding amidohydrolase → MNSADMILINGNILTMDDSNSRAEAVAIGDGIITYVGANDGAKEYIGPHTEVIDLKWKTLVPGFIDSHVHLVQTGLNTLGIDLSSAANISQCLSLLKKGIENSPKDTVVWGIGLEEIKLKEKRFPTRYELDAVAPDRPLFVSRIEYHTISVNSYTLHLLNLPFNLDGMIKDSNGLPTGLLCRHASSMARKKLFEMMTGMIQKGVKKAVNNAISRGITTIVAMEGGFMFHDQHAEHLIDFKSSLPVDIEVFYQTTNVDKVIKKGLKRIGGCIFIDGSFGSRTAALSEPYWDDKQNMGRLYFGQEEIDSFVSSAHKSGLQIAVHAIGDRAIEQILSSYEKVLEQYPAGDHRHRIEHFEIPTAEQINRAARLGLILSMQPAYEYFWGGEGRMYDVRLGPDRRKRTNPLKTLLNKGLTIAGGSDSDVTPMDPLLGIHGAVNHPNPEERISPYEALKMFTINGAKGVFQEDIKGSIEVNKYADLVLLNASPLDVDAENIKEIEVELTIKEGNILFSGKRHQDLLEGEL, encoded by the coding sequence ATGAATTCTGCTGATATGATTTTAATTAACGGCAATATACTAACCATGGATGATTCAAACAGCCGTGCAGAAGCTGTAGCCATAGGAGACGGCATTATAACATACGTTGGGGCAAACGACGGGGCAAAGGAATATATTGGCCCCCACACGGAGGTTATCGATTTGAAATGGAAAACCCTGGTCCCCGGGTTTATCGATTCCCATGTTCACCTGGTCCAAACAGGGCTGAATACCCTCGGTATTGACCTCAGCAGTGCAGCAAACATCTCACAGTGCCTATCCTTATTAAAAAAAGGTATAGAAAATTCGCCTAAGGATACCGTTGTATGGGGGATAGGTTTGGAAGAAATTAAACTAAAAGAAAAAAGGTTCCCCACTCGTTATGAACTGGATGCGGTTGCTCCGGACAGACCCCTTTTCGTAAGTAGAATTGAATATCACACCATTTCTGTCAATTCCTATACCCTGCACCTTTTAAATCTCCCCTTTAATCTTGATGGGATGATTAAAGATAGTAACGGACTGCCCACCGGCCTGCTATGCCGTCATGCCAGCTCAATGGCGAGGAAGAAGCTTTTTGAAATGATGACGGGTATGATACAAAAAGGCGTAAAAAAGGCCGTTAATAATGCTATCTCCCGCGGCATTACAACTATCGTGGCAATGGAAGGGGGATTCATGTTCCATGACCAGCATGCAGAGCATTTGATCGATTTCAAGAGCTCCCTTCCCGTTGATATTGAGGTTTTTTACCAGACTACGAATGTTGATAAGGTAATCAAAAAGGGGTTAAAGAGGATCGGCGGATGTATATTTATAGACGGTTCTTTCGGTTCAAGAACGGCAGCTTTATCAGAACCCTACTGGGATGATAAGCAAAATATGGGCAGACTATACTTCGGCCAGGAAGAAATAGATTCCTTTGTAAGTTCAGCCCATAAGTCCGGCCTTCAAATTGCAGTGCACGCCATAGGGGACAGGGCAATCGAACAGATCCTCTCTTCATATGAAAAGGTATTAGAGCAGTATCCCGCAGGGGACCACCGCCATAGAATTGAACATTTTGAAATACCTACCGCTGAACAGATAAACAGGGCCGCCCGGCTGGGGTTGATCCTCTCCATGCAGCCCGCTTATGAGTATTTCTGGGGAGGCGAAGGCCGAATGTATGATGTACGCCTCGGACCTGATCGGCGGAAAAGGACCAATCCCCTTAAAACCCTCCTGAATAAAGGTCTGACCATTGCCGGCGGTTCTGATAGTGATGTAACCCCTATGGACCCCCTATTGGGAATCCATGGTGCGGTTAACCACCCGAACCCTGAAGAAAGGATTTCTCCTTATGAAGCATTAAAGATGTTTACAATAAACGGGGCTAAAGGGGTCTTTCAGGAAGATATAAAAGGTTCCATAGAGGTAAACAAATATGCCGACCTTGTGCTTTTAAATGCAAGTCCCCTTGATGTTGACGCCGAGAACATAAAGGAAATCGAGGTAGAATTAACGATTAAGGAAGGTAATATCCTGTTTTCAGGAAAAAGACATCAAGACCTGCTCGAGGGGGAATTGTAA
- a CDS encoding AfsR/SARP family transcriptional regulator yields the protein MSTLKGFFLGRIDFLINEKSISHLLSQKAKGLLCYLIMNHNQPHNRDKLAEIFWGNSSKESARYNLRYTLWSLRKGLNSTAKQQKYFLMPEKNLCQFNAESDVWVDIFEFYELSKKAKEPGLSPDERIRLLNRASALYQGEFLEGFYVKASSSFDDWIFFQRETAQRTYFEVQKSISELYSEKKDYSNAIASLKKLLAINPLQEDIYYELIKLYYISGNRSGAIREYQNCCKVLREELNIRPMNKIQELYNNILKEEEINKTKKNTVKPSSEDQNLSFMLRILDTENKDIKIVFYTTTNYDRDYVQISKLIRQYQEKNPCLNISTSCLPGPRIQFEGLQEIMIDILKKYPASIQQIPGWCLFEIRKIVPQLQIDLPFQRGSSISNPQIEKLRVFSAAAKIIESVAGQQPLLLNFTQIHSLDRVTLEFMPFLFRQYHDKGFMMIGINDSNKDVKNIEYLREIYKGEKQVVFIGNPGCSR from the coding sequence ATGTCTACCCTTAAAGGATTTTTCCTGGGCAGGATAGATTTTCTAATTAATGAAAAATCTATATCCCATCTCCTATCACAGAAGGCAAAGGGTCTTCTGTGCTATCTCATAATGAATCATAACCAGCCCCATAACCGGGATAAACTGGCGGAGATATTCTGGGGAAACAGCAGCAAAGAATCTGCCCGGTATAATTTAAGATATACCCTGTGGTCTCTCAGGAAAGGGCTTAACTCAACCGCAAAACAGCAGAAGTATTTCCTTATGCCCGAAAAGAACCTGTGTCAATTTAATGCCGAAAGTGATGTTTGGGTTGATATATTTGAATTCTATGAACTGTCCAAAAAAGCTAAAGAACCGGGGTTATCTCCTGACGAAAGGATTCGACTTTTAAACCGGGCTTCAGCCCTCTACCAGGGAGAATTCCTTGAAGGCTTCTATGTAAAGGCTTCTTCTAGCTTTGATGACTGGATTTTTTTTCAAAGGGAAACGGCCCAGAGGACATATTTCGAGGTCCAGAAATCCATTTCGGAATTGTACAGCGAGAAAAAGGATTATTCTAATGCCATAGCATCCCTCAAAAAATTGCTGGCAATAAACCCCCTGCAGGAGGATATCTACTATGAACTGATAAAATTGTACTATATCTCCGGTAACCGTTCTGGAGCTATCAGGGAATATCAAAACTGCTGTAAGGTCTTAAGGGAAGAACTAAATATAAGACCGATGAATAAAATTCAGGAACTCTACAATAATATTTTAAAAGAGGAGGAAATCAACAAAACCAAAAAGAACACCGTTAAACCCTCCTCAGAAGACCAAAATCTCTCTTTCATGTTGAGGATCCTGGATACTGAGAATAAGGATATTAAGATAGTCTTTTATACAACAACGAATTATGACAGGGATTACGTACAAATCTCAAAATTAATCAGGCAGTATCAGGAAAAAAATCCCTGCCTTAATATCTCCACCTCCTGCTTGCCGGGGCCGCGAATACAATTCGAGGGGCTTCAAGAAATCATGATTGATATCTTAAAGAAATACCCCGCTAGTATTCAGCAGATACCCGGGTGGTGCCTTTTTGAAATAAGAAAAATCGTCCCTCAGCTTCAAATAGACCTGCCTTTCCAAAGAGGCAGCAGTATTTCCAATCCGCAAATAGAAAAATTAAGGGTCTTCTCAGCGGCGGCAAAAATCATCGAATCCGTGGCAGGTCAGCAGCCTCTGCTTTTAAATTTCACGCAGATTCACAGCCTGGACCGTGTAACCCTCGAGTTCATGCCTTTTCTCTTCAGGCAATACCACGACAAAGGCTTCATGATGATCGGGATTAATGATTCTAATAAGGATGTAAAAAACATAGAATACCTTCGGGAAATCTATAAAGGAGAAAAACAGGTGGTATTCATCGGCAACCCCGGCTGCAGCAGGTGA
- a CDS encoding MATE family efflux transporter, which translates to MVENAARLGKEKITKLLLSLSLPATVAMMVNGLYNIVDTIFIGKGVGALAIGGLAIAFPIQMLIMGFAQMVGIGAASAVSRNLGAKNYERAKFTVSNAYIMILLLSAVFALFGSVFVNQLLLVFGATEALMPYARDYIRIIFIGSVFFSFAMTSNSLIRAEGNAKVAMTSMIIGAVLNMFLDPIFIFIFKMGIKGAALATIISQFASFVFIITYMYSGTSFLKVGFHHLRPKWDIITEITAVGSSAFARQITGTIFAIVVNNSLKVYGGDIAITIFGIVNRVIMFLLMPLIGIGQGMQPIVGYNYGAQKINRVKEAVKISVLVSTTLAVFGWVIGESIPHIIIRIFTDERDIIENGATVLRIIIAMVPFVGIQFVGAILFQAIGKAAPALILSLLRQFIILTPLILVLPRIFNLGLTGIWLAFPIADILAVIITVILIKREMNEISLTQKPINTGSSK; encoded by the coding sequence ATGGTTGAAAATGCAGCAAGGCTTGGAAAGGAAAAAATAACCAAACTTTTGCTAAGCCTTTCCCTCCCTGCGACTGTGGCTATGATGGTTAATGGCCTGTACAATATTGTTGATACCATTTTTATCGGGAAAGGCGTTGGGGCCCTGGCAATCGGCGGTTTAGCCATAGCTTTTCCTATTCAAATGCTGATTATGGGATTTGCTCAAATGGTTGGAATAGGTGCAGCATCAGCTGTATCAAGAAATCTGGGAGCAAAAAATTATGAACGGGCTAAATTTACGGTGAGTAATGCGTATATAATGATACTGCTGTTAAGTGCTGTGTTCGCTTTATTCGGTTCGGTTTTCGTTAATCAGCTGCTGCTTGTTTTCGGAGCTACAGAAGCTCTTATGCCCTATGCAAGAGATTATATAAGAATCATTTTTATCGGTAGTGTATTCTTTTCATTTGCTATGACTTCAAATAGTTTGATTCGTGCAGAAGGCAACGCTAAAGTAGCGATGACTTCAATGATTATCGGTGCAGTACTAAACATGTTTTTGGACCCGATTTTTATTTTTATATTTAAAATGGGAATCAAAGGTGCAGCATTAGCGACAATTATTTCACAGTTTGCTTCATTTGTTTTCATTATAACTTACATGTATTCCGGAACAAGCTTTTTAAAAGTAGGATTTCACCATTTGAGGCCCAAATGGGACATAATTACTGAAATAACAGCTGTCGGTTCTTCTGCTTTTGCAAGACAAATTACGGGTACAATTTTTGCAATCGTCGTAAACAACTCTCTTAAAGTTTACGGCGGTGATATAGCAATTACTATTTTTGGAATTGTAAATCGTGTAATCATGTTTTTGCTTATGCCGCTAATAGGGATAGGACAGGGAATGCAGCCGATAGTAGGATACAATTATGGTGCTCAAAAAATAAACAGGGTAAAAGAAGCAGTAAAGATATCTGTCCTGGTTTCAACGACTCTTGCGGTATTCGGATGGGTTATTGGAGAATCAATACCCCATATTATAATAAGGATTTTTACTGATGAGAGAGACATAATAGAAAATGGTGCAACCGTTCTCAGGATTATTATTGCAATGGTGCCTTTTGTCGGTATCCAATTTGTGGGTGCAATCTTATTCCAGGCTATAGGAAAGGCGGCACCCGCCCTTATATTATCCCTGCTTAGACAGTTTATAATATTAACACCTTTGATTTTGGTTCTCCCTAGAATTTTTAATCTCGGTTTAACCGGTATCTGGCTTGCTTTCCCTATTGCTGATATACTGGCCGTTATTATTACTGTCATCCTGATAAAAAGGGAAATGAATGAAATAAGTCTAACTCAAAAGCCAATTAATACAGGGTCTTCTAAATAA
- a CDS encoding desulfoferrodoxin encodes MINLRELYKCEICGNVVEVVYAGAPALVCCGQKMKKLEAFTEDIGKEKHVPVVETSGDSIKVKVGSIEHPMEEKHYIAFIEVLTEDCILKKELKPGEKPEALFRIQKGDVKEVREYCNIHGLWKSKNKGVR; translated from the coding sequence GTGATTAACCTCAGAGAGTTGTATAAGTGCGAAATATGCGGCAATGTTGTCGAAGTTGTTTATGCCGGAGCCCCGGCCCTTGTTTGCTGCGGCCAAAAAATGAAAAAGTTGGAAGCTTTTACTGAAGATATCGGAAAGGAAAAACACGTACCGGTAGTTGAAACATCAGGTGATAGTATTAAAGTAAAAGTAGGCAGCATTGAGCACCCTATGGAAGAAAAGCATTACATAGCCTTTATTGAAGTTTTGACAGAAGATTGTATATTAAAGAAGGAATTAAAACCTGGAGAAAAACCTGAAGCACTGTTCCGGATTCAAAAAGGGGATGTTAAAGAAGTAAGGGAATACTGTAATATACACGGCTTATGGAAAAGTAAGAATAAAGGGGTAAGATAA
- a CDS encoding ferritin — translation MIKKSIEEKLNEQIQKEFYSAYLYLAMEAYFSSINLDGFANWFHVQAQEECDHAMLIFNYINRVAGRVNLRQIDEPPADFGSIEEVLKAALDHERFVTGSINDILELANSEKDYKTAAFLQWFVNEQVEEEENAEKNLAAFQFVKDDPKGILLLDREMAARVYTPPSAAE, via the coding sequence ATGATTAAAAAGTCCATCGAGGAAAAACTTAATGAGCAGATACAAAAAGAATTCTACTCTGCTTACCTGTATCTCGCAATGGAAGCCTACTTTTCATCGATAAACCTGGATGGTTTTGCTAATTGGTTCCATGTTCAGGCACAGGAAGAATGTGACCATGCCATGTTGATTTTCAATTATATTAATAGGGTGGCCGGCAGGGTTAACTTAAGGCAGATTGATGAACCCCCTGCAGATTTCGGTTCTATTGAAGAAGTTCTGAAAGCCGCACTGGACCATGAACGTTTCGTTACTGGTTCAATCAATGATATACTTGAGCTGGCTAATTCTGAAAAAGACTATAAAACTGCAGCGTTTTTACAGTGGTTTGTTAATGAGCAGGTAGAGGAGGAGGAAAACGCCGAGAAAAACCTGGCTGCCTTCCAATTTGTTAAAGATGACCCCAAGGGGATTTTACTTCTCGACAGAGAAATGGCAGCAAGGGTTTATACCCCGCCGTCTGCAGCAGAGTAA
- the menA gene encoding 1,4-dihydroxy-2-naphthoate polyprenyltransferase: MSIKSFLKLVEIQTKLASMIPFALGALYAYYHFNRFNFSNFIIMLISLLAIDMATTAINNYFDYKNARKTYGYNYESHNAIVRDNLKESTVIIVIITLLCIAVMFGILLFLNTNFIVLILGILSFSVGILYSFGPVPISRTPFGELFSGLFMGLIIVFLSVYIHVHDGNVLSLVYNNNILNISFNLTEILYVFLISIPTMNGIANIMLANNICDIQDDIENKRYTLPIYIGKKRALKLFVTLYYVIYADFVILYLLGILPVTLLLTIFTFIPVKKNIQVFLNEQSKKDTFIVSIKNFVLINMAYMFSIALSAISK; this comes from the coding sequence TTGTCGATAAAGAGTTTTTTAAAACTGGTTGAGATTCAAACAAAACTTGCCAGTATGATTCCTTTTGCTTTAGGGGCATTATATGCGTACTACCATTTTAATAGATTTAATTTTAGTAATTTTATTATTATGCTGATATCGTTGTTGGCCATTGATATGGCTACAACTGCAATTAATAATTATTTTGATTATAAAAACGCAAGGAAAACCTATGGATATAATTATGAAAGTCATAATGCTATTGTAAGGGATAATTTGAAGGAGTCAACAGTAATAATTGTTATAATTACACTTTTATGTATTGCTGTTATGTTTGGGATTTTACTGTTTTTAAATACAAATTTTATTGTCCTAATCCTTGGTATATTATCCTTTTCAGTCGGTATTTTATATTCTTTTGGACCTGTACCAATTTCAAGAACGCCTTTTGGCGAATTATTCTCAGGATTGTTTATGGGTCTAATAATAGTCTTCCTATCAGTTTATATACATGTACATGATGGGAACGTCTTATCACTGGTTTATAATAATAATATACTTAACATCAGTTTCAATCTTACTGAAATCCTTTATGTCTTCTTAATATCGATACCAACAATGAACGGAATTGCAAATATTATGCTGGCTAACAACATCTGTGATATACAGGACGATATTGAAAATAAACGCTACACGTTACCTATTTATATCGGTAAAAAAAGGGCATTAAAGCTTTTTGTGACATTATACTATGTTATTTATGCTGATTTTGTAATTCTGTATTTATTAGGAATTTTACCGGTTACATTATTGCTGACAATCTTTACGTTCATACCTGTAAAGAAGAATATCCAGGTATTTTTGAACGAACAGAGCAAAAAGGATACTTTTATCGTTTCAATAAAAAATTTTGTACTGATTAACATGGCTTATATGTTTTCAATTGCATTATCGGCAATATCTAAATGA
- a CDS encoding polyprenyl synthetase family protein encodes MDSFWNEYPEIKEELYRIIRIMKENVRCSQKTIETALLNLIDSGGKLIRPAFVLLSGKFGRYDSEKLCRLGAVIEMIHMATLIHDDIVDDAGLRRGNITIQSKYGKDYAVFMGDFLFARCFNLLSDDICIANIRNVSKVVSRICTGEIEQFSSRYSFNISVKNYLKRIAAKTAALFSLSCYIGGTESGCDETLSKQLAKVGYNIGMAFQIIDDILDYIGDQNTVKKPVGSDLRQGIFTLPLIYALQMDNKELLRIMSEKDYSDDNVLKIIEIVKELNCIGKAKATAKKYTNRAFIHISKLPDNNSKSIFMDIAEKLLKREY; translated from the coding sequence ATGGATAGCTTCTGGAACGAATATCCCGAGATTAAGGAAGAACTTTATAGAATAATAAGAATTATGAAAGAAAACGTGAGGTGTAGTCAAAAAACTATAGAAACAGCTTTGTTGAATTTGATTGATTCCGGCGGGAAACTTATACGTCCGGCTTTTGTTCTGTTATCAGGAAAGTTTGGCAGATATGATAGTGAAAAACTGTGCCGCCTTGGTGCTGTTATAGAAATGATCCATATGGCTACCTTAATCCATGACGATATTGTAGATGATGCCGGTTTAAGGAGAGGCAACATTACTATTCAAAGCAAATACGGCAAAGATTATGCTGTTTTTATGGGAGACTTTTTGTTTGCCAGATGCTTTAATCTTTTATCTGATGATATTTGTATTGCAAATATTAGGAATGTATCTAAAGTTGTATCTAGAATATGTACAGGAGAAATCGAGCAGTTTTCATCAAGATATTCTTTTAATATTTCTGTAAAAAATTATTTGAAGAGGATAGCTGCTAAAACCGCTGCATTGTTTTCGCTGAGCTGTTATATAGGAGGAACGGAAAGCGGCTGTGATGAAACACTAAGCAAGCAGTTGGCAAAGGTCGGATACAATATTGGTATGGCATTCCAAATAATTGACGATATTCTTGACTATATAGGAGATCAGAATACTGTCAAAAAACCAGTTGGAAGTGATTTGAGACAGGGAATCTTTACCTTACCGTTAATATATGCTTTACAAATGGACAACAAAGAACTACTCAGAATAATGTCAGAAAAAGATTATAGCGATGATAATGTGTTAAAAATCATTGAGATAGTTAAAGAATTGAATTGCATAGGTAAGGCGAAAGCTACAGCAAAAAAGTACACAAATAGGGCTTTTATCCATATTTCCAAACTCCCGGATAATAACAGTAAGTCTATTTTTATGGATATAGCAGAAAAGCTTTTAAAAAGAGAATACTGA
- a CDS encoding FAD:protein FMN transferase, giving the protein MFVMLVLSSCGQNQENNKPVSQNRFLLGTIITVQIYDKASDKLFDEIFNRLKEIENKMTINEKNSEIMLVNSNAGTKFTKVSDDTFYVVEKGKYFSELSGGRFDISIGPLVKLWNIGTEGAEIPDRRQIEEKKSLVDYNDVLLNSEKKSIMLKKTGMIIDLGGIAKGYAADEVAKILKENNIKHAIINLGGNVLAYGSKPDGSEWRIGIQNPFSSRGDYVGIVNVINKQVVTSGIYERYFEAKGKIYHHILDPETGYPVENNLVSVTVIADKGIDADSLSTSAFAMGLEKGFNLIEGLDNTEAVFITNDSKIYLTSGLNETFKLTDRSFSICDTADFAK; this is encoded by the coding sequence ATGTTTGTAATGCTGGTGCTATCTTCCTGCGGCCAAAATCAAGAAAATAATAAACCTGTTTCACAAAATAGATTTCTTTTGGGGACGATTATTACGGTACAGATTTATGATAAAGCTTCTGATAAACTTTTTGATGAAATTTTCAACAGGTTAAAGGAAATTGAAAATAAGATGACAATAAATGAAAAGAACAGCGAGATAATGCTGGTAAATTCTAATGCCGGCACAAAATTTACAAAGGTTTCTGATGATACTTTTTATGTTGTAGAAAAAGGGAAATATTTTTCAGAGCTATCAGGAGGAAGGTTTGATATCTCTATCGGGCCCTTAGTAAAGCTTTGGAATATAGGTACAGAAGGAGCTGAAATTCCGGACCGACGGCAAATAGAAGAGAAAAAGAGTTTGGTAGATTATAACGATGTACTTCTTAATTCTGAAAAAAAAAGTATAATGCTTAAAAAAACGGGGATGATCATTGATTTAGGAGGAATTGCAAAGGGTTATGCTGCCGATGAAGTGGCAAAAATTTTAAAAGAAAACAACATAAAACATGCAATAATAAATTTAGGCGGAAATGTTTTGGCTTACGGCAGTAAACCTGATGGTAGCGAATGGAGAATAGGAATTCAAAACCCGTTTTCTTCGAGGGGTGACTATGTAGGAATTGTTAATGTTATAAATAAACAGGTAGTAACTTCAGGTATATATGAAAGATATTTTGAGGCAAAAGGCAAAATATATCATCATATACTTGACCCTGAAACGGGGTATCCCGTTGAAAACAATTTGGTATCCGTTACTGTTATAGCCGATAAAGGCATAGATGCCGATTCATTATCCACATCTGCTTTTGCAATGGGACTTGAAAAGGGTTTTAATTTAATAGAAGGGTTAGATAACACTGAGGCAGTTTTTATTACAAATGATTCAAAAATCTATTTAACTTCGGGTCTAAACGAAACCTTTAAATTAACCGATAGAAGTTTTAGTATATGTGATACCGCTGATTTCGCCAAATAA